A DNA window from Macadamia integrifolia cultivar HAES 741 chromosome 4, SCU_Mint_v3, whole genome shotgun sequence contains the following coding sequences:
- the LOC122075389 gene encoding respiratory burst oxidase homolog protein C-like: MQRMGTEDGRTTTVALGDHQSDTESVGSERSGYSGPLSGPLNKRGRKSARFNLSDSSGATTTGGSSSMNSHHNRHDPDEAYVEITLDVRDDSVAVHSVKAAGGADSEDPELTLLAKTLEKRSSSLGSSVIRSASWKIRQVSQELKRLASLTRRPSTRRFDRNKSAAAHALKGLKFIAKTDGAAGWLGVEKRFHDLTASTNGVLPRSLFGECIGMNKESKEFAGELFDALARRRNITGESINKAELREFWDQISDQSFDCRLQTFFDMVDKDADGRITEEEVREIIALSASANKLSNIQKHAEEYAALIMEELDPDHVGYIMIHNLETLLLEAPSRSSMRGGESRNLSQMLSQKLKPTVEKNPVKRWWERTKYFFMDNWQRIWVMALWILVVSGLFAYKFVEYRRRSAYEVMGYCVCVAKGAAETLKFNMALVLLPVCRNTITWLRNKTKLGVMVPFDDNLNFHKIIAIGIALGVGLHAGAHLSCDFPRILSATHDKYELVAPYFGEKQPSSYWWFVKGVEGVTGIIMVVLMAIAFSLATPWLRRNKLKIPKPLRKLTGFNAFWYSHHLFVIVYALFIVHGIKLYLTKEWYKKTTWMYLAVPVTMYGCERLIRALRSSVKDVKILKVAVYPGNVLALHMTKPQGFKYKSGQYMFVNCAAVSAFEWHPFSITSAPGDDYLSVHIRTLGDWTRQLKTVFSQVCQPPTGGKSGLLRADYNINTQEGGNVPNFPRVLIDGPYGAPAQDYKKYDVVLLVGLGIGATPMISIVKDIVNNIKSMDLLEQDQQQGDDDKALAETISSTPPPTQSSSSSSHNNSNNSKKKGFKTRRAYFYWVTREQGSFDWFKGVMNEVAEFDQKEGVIELHNYCTSVYEEGDARSALIAMLQSLNHAKHGVDVVSGTRVKSHFAKPNWRSVYKRIALNHSHTRVGVFYCGAPALTKELRQLALDFSHKTSTKFDFHKENF; encoded by the exons ATGCAGAGGATGGGTACAGAAGATGGGAGAACAACTACTGTCGCACTAGGGGATCATCAGTCGGACACGGAGAGCGTGGGAAGCGAGAGGTCAGGCTATAGTGGCCCACTCAGCGGACCTCTCAACAAAAGAGGCAGAAAAAGCGCCAGATTCAACCTTTCTGACTCCAGCGGTGCTACCACAACCGGTGGTAGTTCCAGCATGAATTCTCATCATAATCGTCATGATCCGGACGAAGCATACGTGGAGATCACCCTGGACGTGCGTGACGACTCGGTGGCGGTGCATAGCGTGAAGGCTGCCGGAGGTGCGGATAGTGAGGACCCTGAGCTCACACTGTTGGCCAAGACTCTGGAGAAGAGATCCTCGTCCTTGGGTTCTTCGGTTATCCGCAGCGCCTCCTGGAAAATCAGGCAGGTGTCCCAAGAGCTGAAACGACTCGCCTCCCTCACCAGGCGACCCTCCACCAGGCGGTTCGACAGGAACAAGTCGGCTGCCGCTCACGCCTTGAAGGGGCTCAAGTTCATCGCTAAGACAGATGGCGCCGCTGGTTGGCTTGGGGTCGAGAAGCGCTTCCACGATCTCACTGCTTCTACGAACGGCGTTCTCCCCCGTTCCCTCTTCGGAGAATGTATTG GGATGAACAAGGAATCGAAGGAGTTCGCCGGCGAGCTATTCGACGCACTGGCTCGGAGGAGGAATATCACGGGAGAGTCGATCAACAAGGCAGAATTGAGGGAGTTTTGGGATCAGATTTCAGACCAAAGTTTCGACTGCAGGCTTCAGACTTTCTTCGACAT GGTGGACAAAGATGCTGACGGCAGGATCACGGAAGAGGAAGTcagagag ATCATAGCCCTCAGTGCTTCTGCAAACAAGCTTTCAAATATACAGAAACATGCCGAGGAATATGCGGCCCTGATCATGGAAGAGCTCGACCCTGACCACGTCGGTTACATAATG ATTCacaatctggagacactactgTTGGAAGCTCCAAGTCGGTCGTCGATGAGAGGAGGAGAGAGTAGAAACCTGAGCCAGATGTTGAGCCAGAAGCTGAAGCCGACGGTGGAGAAAAACCCGGTGAAGAGGTGGTGGGAGAGGACCAAGTACTTTTTCATGGACAACTGGCAGAGGATATGGGTGATGGCATTGTGGATACTTGTGGTGTCTGGACTATTCGCCTACAAGTTCGTGGAGTACCGGAGGAGATCAGCGTACGAGGTGATGGGCTACTGCGTTTGCGTGGCCAAAGGAGCTGCCGAGACACTCAAATTCAACATGGCCCTCGTACTCCTCCCCGTCTGCCGCAACACCATCACCTGGCTTCGCAACAAGACTAAGCTGGGAGTCATGGTCCCCTTCGACGACAACCTCAACTTCCACAAGATCATCGCCATCGGGATCGCTCTCGGGGTGGGGCTTCACGCGGGTGCCCATTTGTCCTGCGATTTCCCTAGAATATTGTCTGCCACCCACGACAAGTACGAGCTGGTGGCGCCTTACTTTGGGGAGAAGCAGCCAAGCAGTTACTGGTGGTTTGTGAAGGGAGTGGAAGGGGTGACGGGGATCATAATGGTGGTGCTCATGGCTATAGCCTTCTCCCTGGCAACCCCATGGTTGAGGAGGAACAAGCTCAAGATTCCTAAGCCCCTCCGGAAGCTCACCGGCTTCAACGCCTTCTGGTACTCTCACCACCTCTTCGTCATTGTCTACGCTCTCTTCATCGTCCATGGCATCAAGCTCTACCTAACCAAGGAATGGTACAAGAAAACG ACATGGATGTACTTGGCGGTTCCAGTAACAATGTATGGCTGTGAGAGGTTGATAAGGGCATTGAGATCAAGCGTGAAAGACGTTAAAATACTGAAGGTGGCGGTGTATCCTGGGAACGTGTTGGCGCTGCATATGACAAAACCCCAGGGCTTCAAATACAAGAGTGGACAATACATGTTCGTTAATTGTGCTGCCGTTTCTGCCTTCGAGTG GCACCCATTCTCCATCACGTCGGCACCTGGAGACGACTACCTGAGCGTTCACATAAGAACTCTAGGCGATTGGACACGACAACTCAAAACCGTTTTCTCCCag GTATGCCAGCCTCCAACTGGTGGGAAAAGTGGACTCCTCAGAGCCGATTACAATATCAACACGCAAGAAGGAGGAAACGTTCCAAA TTTCCCCAGAGTGTTGATAGACGGACCATACGGAGCACCAGCGCAAGATTACAAGAAATATGATGTGGTGCTGCTGGTGGGATTAGGGATCGGAGCCACCCCAATGATCAGCATCGTCAAAGATATCGTCAACAACATCAAGTCCATGGATTTACTAGAACAAGACCAACAACAAGGGGATGATGATAAGGCACTTGCTGAAACAATTTCTTCGACACCACCACCAacccaatcttcttcttcttcttcacataataatagtaataatagtaAGAAGAAAGGGTTCAAGACGAGGAGGGCATACTTCTACTGGGTGACAAGGGAGCAAGGGTCTTTCGACTGGTTCAAAGGGGTGATGAACGAGGTGGCCGAGTTCGACCAGAAAGAGGGTGTGATAGAGCTCCACAACTACTGCACCAGCGTCTACGAGGAAGGAGATGCCAGGTCCGCACTCATCGCCATGCTTCAGTCCCTCAACCATGCCAAGCATGGTGTCGACGTCGTCTCCGGCACCCGTGTCAAGTCACATTTCGCCAAGCCCAACTGGCGTAGCGTCTACAAGCGCATCGCCCTCAATCACTCTCACACCCGTGTTG GAGTGTTCTACTGTGGAGCCCCAGCACTAACGAAGGAGCTGCGCCAGCTTGCATTGGATTTCTCTCACAAAACCTCCACCAAATTCGACTTTCATAAAGAGAACTTCTGA